From a single Kitasatospora azatica KCTC 9699 genomic region:
- a CDS encoding DUF998 domain-containing protein, with amino-acid sequence MTQAIRVPFTGRAASTPLATRALLACGAVAGPLFLGMGVTEGLTRTGFDFTRNAISQLSLGPLGWIQVASFLVTSVLITAGAVGLRRAIGQTAGGTWAPRLVAVFGASFLLAGLFTADPGAGFPAGTSDGPATLSGHGTVHMLSGTVGYLALCGAFLVLARHFAAQGRRGWALAYRLLPLAVIAGFAASATTVAAFTAAAGLGLLALTAATIQLAGLAPAARR; translated from the coding sequence ATGACTCAGGCAATCCGCGTGCCGTTCACCGGCCGCGCTGCTTCGACTCCGCTCGCCACCCGCGCGCTGCTCGCCTGCGGGGCGGTGGCCGGCCCGCTGTTCCTGGGGATGGGAGTGACTGAGGGACTCACCCGCACCGGCTTCGACTTCACCCGAAACGCCATCAGCCAGCTCAGCCTCGGCCCGCTCGGCTGGATACAGGTCGCCAGCTTCCTGGTCACCAGCGTGCTGATCACCGCCGGCGCGGTGGGACTGCGGCGGGCGATCGGTCAGACCGCCGGTGGGACCTGGGCGCCCCGCCTGGTCGCCGTCTTCGGTGCGTCCTTCCTGCTCGCCGGGCTGTTCACAGCGGACCCCGGCGCGGGGTTCCCGGCCGGTACATCGGACGGTCCGGCCACGCTGAGCGGGCACGGAACGGTCCACATGCTCAGCGGCACAGTGGGCTACCTCGCGCTGTGCGGCGCGTTCCTCGTGCTGGCGCGGCACTTCGCCGCCCAGGGCCGGCGCGGCTGGGCCCTGGCCTACCGCCTTCTGCCGCTGGCGGTCATCGCCGGGTTCGCCGCCTCCGCCACCACGGTCGCGGCCTTCACCGCCGCAGCCGGCCTCGGCCTGCTCGCGCTCACCGCAGCCACTATCCAGCTGGCCGGCCTCGCCCCGGCCGCACGGAGGTAG
- a CDS encoding LacI family DNA-binding transcriptional regulator, with amino-acid sequence MPTMYDVALRAGVSLKTVSRVVNGEPNVSEETRRKVTAAIAELDFRPNSVARNLRTGRVDLVGLALPYLSQPYFSALAEAIMREAERRGLTVLVELTGGDAEAELALVREHGHHLGGLLLYPIGLSDAQARSVAETVPAVLMSERPYDAPVDRVAMANREGVRALVGHMASLGYTRIAALGADHTGLPERSAAHLRLDGYRDGLRDAGLPYDPELVLDVGTPHWSRSAGAEQLRRLIASQVRFDAVVAFADALALGALHAVQEARLRVPADVAVAGFDDTDEARYSYPSLTSVAPGTAQIAREALDLLRDRMSGTAPQGEGRLVVADFELVVRESTLGGSAAWAGA; translated from the coding sequence ATGCCCACGATGTACGACGTGGCCCTGCGCGCCGGGGTCTCCCTCAAGACGGTCTCCCGTGTGGTCAACGGCGAGCCCAACGTCAGCGAGGAGACCCGGCGGAAGGTCACCGCAGCCATAGCGGAGCTGGACTTCCGCCCCAACTCGGTCGCCCGCAACCTGCGCACCGGGCGCGTCGACCTCGTCGGCCTCGCGCTGCCGTACCTGTCCCAGCCCTACTTCTCGGCGCTCGCCGAGGCGATCATGCGCGAGGCCGAGCGCCGCGGACTGACCGTCCTCGTCGAGCTGACCGGAGGCGACGCCGAAGCCGAACTCGCCCTCGTCCGCGAGCACGGCCACCACCTCGGCGGGCTGCTGCTGTACCCCATCGGGCTCTCCGACGCCCAGGCCCGTTCCGTGGCGGAGACGGTGCCCGCGGTCCTCATGTCCGAACGACCGTACGACGCACCGGTCGACCGGGTCGCCATGGCCAACCGGGAGGGCGTCCGGGCCCTGGTCGGCCACATGGCCTCCCTCGGATACACCCGGATCGCCGCTCTCGGCGCCGACCACACCGGACTCCCGGAACGCTCCGCCGCCCACCTGCGCCTGGACGGCTACCGCGACGGCCTGCGCGACGCGGGGCTGCCCTACGACCCGGAGCTCGTCCTCGATGTCGGCACCCCGCACTGGAGCCGGTCCGCAGGTGCCGAGCAGCTGCGCCGTCTGATCGCCTCACAGGTCCGGTTCGACGCCGTGGTGGCCTTCGCGGACGCGCTCGCCCTCGGCGCCCTGCACGCCGTGCAGGAAGCGCGGCTCCGGGTTCCCGCCGATGTGGCCGTCGCAGGCTTCGACGACACCGACGAGGCCCGCTACTCCTACCCGTCGCTGACCTCCGTCGCACCCGGAACGGCGCAGATCGCGCGCGAGGCACTCGACCTGCTCCGCGACCGCATGTCCGGCACCGCCCCCCAGGGAGAGGGCCGCCTCGTCGTGGCCGACTTCGAACTGGTCGTCAGGGAATCCACGCTGGGAGGGAGCGCCGCATGGGCAGGAGCGTGA
- a CDS encoding antibiotic biosynthesis monooxygenase: MYAAVRRYEGVTDPAEAGRRVAEGFVPLLRQVPGFVAYYWVDAGDGVMVSTSVFEDQAGAEESVQRAAEFVRDTLASLLPNPPQVTAGQVVAAG, encoded by the coding sequence GTGTACGCAGCAGTGCGGCGGTACGAAGGGGTGACCGATCCTGCGGAGGCAGGACGCCGCGTGGCCGAGGGATTCGTGCCCCTCCTTCGCCAGGTTCCCGGATTCGTGGCCTATTACTGGGTTGATGCCGGGGACGGGGTGATGGTCTCCACCAGCGTCTTTGAAGACCAAGCCGGGGCGGAAGAATCAGTCCAGAGGGCTGCGGAGTTCGTGCGGGACACCCTCGCGTCACTGCTCCCCAATCCTCCCCAGGTCACGGCCGGCCAGGTCGTGGCTGCTGGGTAG
- a CDS encoding DUF4287 domain-containing protein encodes MTAPVKGPASYFPSIEKKYGRPIEQWKDLIRTSHLTKHMELVAWLKSEHGLGHGHANALVAHTLAERGSN; translated from the coding sequence ATGACCGCACCGGTGAAAGGCCCCGCCAGCTACTTCCCGTCGATCGAGAAGAAGTACGGCCGCCCGATCGAGCAGTGGAAGGACCTGATCCGCACCTCCCACCTGACCAAGCACATGGAACTCGTCGCATGGCTCAAGTCCGAGCACGGCCTCGGTCACGGGCACGCCAACGCCCTTGTCGCCCACACCCTCGCCGAGCGCGGCAGCAACTAG
- a CDS encoding TetR/AcrR family transcriptional regulator, whose protein sequence is METNEPGGRSARKHQAIMEAATTVFMAKGYAGTSMDDIARLAAVSKQTVYKHFADKEKLFAAIVLATTDRIEAMIDLVAGIPADANSLEENLLRLARQFLTALTQPQVLQLRRLIIANADTFPDLGAAWYEQGFERVLATLADTFQRLADQGLLRIDDPLLAANHFSGLLLWIPVNKAMFHGSPQHTQPQLDHYADAGVRAFLAAYR, encoded by the coding sequence ATGGAAACGAACGAACCCGGCGGCCGCTCGGCCCGCAAGCACCAGGCGATCATGGAAGCCGCGACAACGGTGTTCATGGCGAAGGGCTACGCCGGCACGAGCATGGACGACATCGCCAGGCTGGCCGCCGTATCCAAGCAGACGGTGTACAAGCACTTCGCCGACAAGGAGAAGCTGTTCGCCGCGATCGTCCTGGCCACCACCGACCGGATCGAGGCCATGATCGACCTGGTGGCCGGCATCCCCGCCGACGCCAACTCACTGGAGGAGAACCTGCTCCGGCTGGCCCGCCAGTTCTTGACCGCCCTCACCCAGCCCCAGGTGCTCCAGCTGCGGCGCCTCATCATCGCCAACGCCGACACCTTCCCCGACCTGGGCGCCGCCTGGTACGAGCAGGGCTTCGAGCGGGTACTGGCCACCCTTGCCGACACCTTCCAACGCCTGGCCGACCAGGGCCTGCTGCGGATCGACGACCCCCTCCTGGCCGCCAACCACTTCTCCGGCCTGCTGCTGTGGATCCCGGTCAACAAAGCCATGTTCCACGGCAGCCCGCAGCACACCCAGCCCCAACTCGACCACTACGCCGACGCGGGCGTCCGGGCCTTCCTCGCCGCATACCGCTGA
- the cyaB gene encoding class IV adenylate cyclase: MPIEAELKAVVRDPEAVMAQLERDFGAGRAQIYRDTYYDAPDGSLMGADRELRIRTVHSDSDTRTVLTYKGARVDEASGSKPEHETRVDDEVAAHEIVRGLGFVSRIAFEKRCRNYSGHRGGRELLATLVRVPEIDGTFLELETIAVDEQDLPDALAVVRAALEQLGITDRDLTTELYTDAVAAAR; this comes from the coding sequence GTGCCGATCGAAGCAGAGCTGAAGGCCGTCGTCCGGGACCCGGAGGCGGTCATGGCCCAGTTGGAGCGTGACTTCGGGGCGGGGCGCGCCCAGATCTACCGCGATACGTACTACGACGCGCCGGACGGCTCGTTGATGGGTGCCGACCGGGAGCTGCGAATCCGCACGGTGCACAGCGACAGTGACACCCGCACGGTTCTGACCTACAAAGGTGCCAGGGTGGATGAGGCGTCCGGGTCGAAGCCGGAGCACGAAACCCGGGTGGATGACGAAGTCGCGGCGCACGAGATCGTTCGCGGATTGGGCTTTGTGTCCCGGATTGCGTTCGAGAAGCGCTGTCGTAACTACTCGGGACATCGCGGTGGCCGTGAGCTCCTGGCGACCCTGGTGCGGGTTCCTGAGATCGACGGGACGTTCCTGGAGCTGGAGACCATCGCGGTGGACGAGCAGGACCTGCCGGACGCGCTGGCCGTGGTGCGCGCAGCCCTCGAACAGTTGGGAATCACTGACAGGGACCTCACGACGGAGCTCTACACCGACGCGGTGGCTGCTGCGCGCTAA
- a CDS encoding glycoside hydrolase family 43 protein, with product MPARTSLDQVPSAAAPSTLGPAPHPPAGYLFAYFAGEHTHDGEQVRFALCDSPQPSHWRELTGIPRLAPAGGGARDPFLIRDAHGDGFHLLATDLRIHGSEGWEQAVAHGSRNLLVWHSPDLHAWDGPHRVEVMSEQAGCVWAPEAVWDPQRREYLVFWASTLYDEDDPDHLRPSYHRMWCATTTDFRTFGAPQVWVDTGHPVIDSTVVEDDGWFYRFSKDERQPETPDAKFVFVERSRELAALQYEPVAKGLGRGVAGAPGLQHAEGPIVLPAPDRQGWFVLLDEFLGRGYVPFHADRLDSPVWHPVADPEQCSVPPGLRHGSVLALTGAECTALLRLAAPEA from the coding sequence GTGCCAGCACGTACCAGCCTGGACCAGGTGCCGTCAGCCGCCGCGCCATCCACCCTTGGCCCGGCTCCGCATCCGCCGGCTGGATACCTGTTCGCGTACTTCGCCGGTGAGCACACCCACGACGGCGAGCAGGTCCGGTTCGCGCTCTGCGACAGCCCCCAGCCCTCCCACTGGCGGGAACTCACCGGCATACCCCGGCTCGCCCCCGCCGGAGGCGGCGCGCGGGACCCGTTCCTGATCCGCGACGCCCACGGCGACGGATTCCACCTGCTCGCCACCGACCTGCGCATCCACGGCAGCGAGGGCTGGGAGCAGGCCGTCGCCCACGGCAGCCGCAACCTGCTGGTCTGGCACTCGCCGGACCTCCATGCGTGGGACGGCCCGCACCGGGTCGAGGTCATGTCCGAACAGGCCGGCTGCGTCTGGGCGCCGGAGGCGGTCTGGGATCCCCAGCGACGCGAGTACCTGGTCTTCTGGGCCTCGACCCTCTACGACGAGGACGATCCCGACCACCTGCGCCCGTCCTACCACCGCATGTGGTGCGCGACCACCACGGACTTCCGCACCTTCGGCGCCCCGCAGGTGTGGGTCGACACGGGACACCCGGTCATCGACTCCACCGTGGTCGAGGACGACGGCTGGTTCTACCGGTTCAGCAAGGACGAACGGCAGCCCGAGACCCCCGACGCCAAGTTCGTGTTCGTCGAGCGCTCCCGCGAACTGGCGGCACTCCAGTACGAACCCGTGGCCAAGGGGCTGGGTCGCGGCGTGGCCGGCGCCCCCGGCTTGCAGCACGCCGAGGGACCGATCGTCCTGCCGGCCCCGGACCGACAGGGCTGGTTCGTGCTGCTGGACGAGTTCCTCGGCCGCGGCTACGTCCCCTTCCACGCCGACCGGCTGGACAGCCCCGTCTGGCATCCGGTCGCCGACCCCGAGCAGTGCTCCGTCCCGCCGGGGCTCAGACACGGCTCGGTGCTCGCGCTGACCGGCGCCGAGTGCACAGCACTGCTCCGGCTCGCCGCGCCGGAAGCCTAG
- a CDS encoding glycoside hydrolase family protein, which produces MGSPLPAPAPAPLYEDPVHSGPTDPVVIHDGTQWWMFYTQRRADVSAPGFAWVHGTAIGVATSADGREWLYRGVLDSLPFEPGTNTFWAPEVVRAPDGRFHMYVSYIQGVPDRWEGYERQILHYTSTDLWHWSHQGAVALSSSYVIDACVHPLPDGSGWRMWYKDEGHEAHTWAADSTDLHHWQVRGPVLTHRPHEGPNVFALGGWYWMIVDCWDGQDLFRSTDLDAWTPAGRILDRSGTRPGDRGIGHHADVVAGPDAAWVFYFTHPDRDPSLPDSAGLHQRRSVVQLARLTPDGDRLVLDRDTVPFDALPLP; this is translated from the coding sequence ATGGGCTCCCCACTCCCCGCACCCGCCCCCGCACCGCTGTACGAAGATCCCGTCCACTCCGGTCCGACCGACCCGGTGGTGATCCACGACGGCACGCAGTGGTGGATGTTCTACACGCAGCGCCGCGCGGACGTGTCCGCTCCCGGCTTCGCCTGGGTGCACGGCACCGCGATCGGCGTGGCCACGAGCGCCGACGGCCGCGAGTGGCTCTACCGCGGGGTGCTCGACAGTCTCCCGTTCGAGCCCGGCACCAACACCTTCTGGGCGCCGGAGGTCGTACGGGCGCCGGACGGCCGGTTCCACATGTACGTCAGCTACATCCAGGGCGTACCGGACCGCTGGGAGGGCTACGAGCGGCAGATCCTGCACTACACCAGCACCGATCTGTGGCACTGGTCACACCAGGGAGCGGTAGCGCTCAGCTCCTCGTACGTCATCGACGCCTGCGTGCATCCGCTGCCGGACGGCTCGGGCTGGCGCATGTGGTACAAGGACGAGGGCCACGAGGCGCACACCTGGGCCGCCGACTCCACCGATCTGCACCACTGGCAGGTGCGTGGTCCGGTCCTGACGCACCGGCCGCACGAGGGGCCGAACGTCTTCGCCCTCGGCGGCTGGTACTGGATGATCGTCGACTGCTGGGACGGCCAGGACCTGTTCCGCTCGACCGACCTCGACGCATGGACCCCGGCCGGCCGTATCCTCGACCGCTCCGGGACCCGCCCCGGCGACCGGGGGATCGGCCACCACGCCGACGTGGTCGCCGGCCCGGACGCCGCCTGGGTCTTCTACTTCACCCATCCCGACCGCGACCCGTCGCTGCCGGACAGCGCCGGACTCCACCAGCGCCGCTCGGTGGTCCAGCTGGCCCGCCTCACCCCGGACGGAGACCGGCTCGTCCTCGACCGCGACACCGTCCCCTTCGACGCTCTGCCCCTGCCGTGA
- a CDS encoding LacI family DNA-binding transcriptional regulator codes for MGRSVTMRAVAERAGVSTKTVSNVVNGTGAFSPETERRVRAAVEELGYRLNPFARGLRSRRTDTVALAVPNLYQPFYAELAEQVIRAQEIQGLKVVLEATHGNAERERAVLTGARRELVDGVIYVPHTLAPEERANLSVAQPTVVLGERPDPAGDPGVDSGVDFLETANEEGAYAAVGHLLAQGRRRIAAIGERPDWQVGAQRLAGYRRALADAGVPYDPSLVIGVDNVDMWASGVGAATRLLRTRVRFDALCCLNDVMAIGALSVLERSGIAVPGEVALLGFDDIEAARYASPPLTTVDPHTESLARAAVSLLRSRLELDDFREMPSRRETVGFTLRVRMSTSEA; via the coding sequence ATGGGCAGGAGCGTGACGATGCGCGCGGTCGCCGAGCGCGCGGGAGTCTCGACCAAGACCGTCTCCAACGTCGTCAACGGCACCGGCGCCTTCAGCCCCGAGACGGAGCGCCGCGTCCGGGCCGCCGTGGAAGAACTCGGCTACCGCCTCAACCCCTTCGCTCGGGGCCTGCGTTCGCGCCGCACCGACACGGTCGCCCTGGCCGTTCCCAACCTCTACCAGCCCTTCTACGCCGAACTGGCCGAGCAGGTCATCCGCGCCCAGGAGATCCAGGGGCTGAAGGTCGTCCTCGAAGCCACCCACGGGAACGCGGAGCGCGAGCGGGCGGTTCTCACCGGCGCCCGCCGGGAACTGGTCGACGGCGTCATCTATGTGCCACACACCTTAGCCCCCGAGGAGCGGGCGAATCTGTCGGTCGCCCAGCCGACCGTGGTCCTCGGCGAACGACCCGACCCCGCCGGCGACCCCGGTGTCGACTCCGGCGTCGACTTCCTCGAGACCGCCAACGAGGAAGGCGCCTACGCGGCCGTCGGCCACCTCCTCGCCCAGGGGCGACGCCGCATCGCCGCCATCGGCGAGCGACCCGACTGGCAGGTCGGCGCACAGCGGCTGGCCGGCTACCGCAGAGCGCTCGCCGACGCCGGCGTCCCCTACGACCCATCTCTGGTCATCGGCGTGGACAACGTGGACATGTGGGCCTCGGGCGTGGGCGCGGCCACCCGCCTGCTCCGGACCCGGGTCCGCTTCGACGCGCTCTGCTGCCTCAACGACGTCATGGCCATCGGCGCGCTCTCCGTCCTGGAACGCAGCGGCATCGCCGTCCCCGGAGAGGTCGCCCTCCTCGGCTTCGACGACATCGAAGCCGCCCGCTACGCCTCCCCGCCGCTGACAACGGTCGACCCGCACACCGAGTCGCTGGCCCGCGCCGCAGTCTCCCTGCTGCGCTCGCGCCTGGAACTGGACGACTTCCGTGAGATGCCCAGCCGCCGCGAGACCGTGGGCTTCACCCTGCGGGTCCGGATGTCGACGAGCGAAGCGTGA